A single genomic interval of Macaca nemestrina isolate mMacNem1 chromosome 14, mMacNem.hap1, whole genome shotgun sequence harbors:
- the LOC105485738 gene encoding talin-1 isoform X2: MVALSLKISIGNVVKTMQFEPSTMVYDACRIIRERIPEAPAGPPSDFGLFLSDDDPKKGIWLEAGKALDYYMLRNGDTMEYRKKQRPLKIRMLDGTVKTIMVDDSKTVTDMLMTICARIGITNHDEYSLVRELMEEKKEEVTGTLRKDKTLLRDEKKMEKLKQKLHTDDELNWLDHGRTLREQGVEEHETLLLRRKFFYSDQNVDSRDPVQLNLLYVQARDDILNGSHPVSFDKACEFAGFQCQIQFGPHNEQKHKAGFLDLKDFLPKEYVKQKGERKIFQAHKNCGQMSEIEAKVRYVKLARSLKTYGVSFFLVKEKMKGKNKLVPRLLGITKECVMRVDEKTKEVIQEWNLTNIKRWAASPKSFTLDFGDYQDGYYSVQTTEGEQIAQLIAGYIDIILKKKKSKDHFGLEGDEESTMLEDSVSPKKSTVLQQQYNRVGKVEHGSVALPAIMRSGASGPENFQVGSMPPAQQQITSGQMHRGHMPPLTSAQQALTGTINSSMQAVQAAQATLDDFDTLPPLGQDAASKAWRKNKMDESKHEIHSQVDAITAGTASVVNLTAGDPAETDYTAVGCAVTTISSNLTEMSRGVKLLAALLEDEGSSGRPLLQAAKGLAGAVSELLRSAQPASAEPRQNLLQAAGNVGQASGELLQQIGESDTDPHFQDVLMQLAKAVASAAAALVLKAKSVAQRTEDSGLQTQVIAAATQCALSTSQLVACTKVVAPTISSPVCQEQLVEAGRLVAKAVEGCVSASQAATEDGQLLRGVGAAATAVTQALNELLQHVKAHATGAGPAGRYDQATDTILTVTENIFSSMGDAGEMVRQARILAQATSDLVNAIKADAEGESDLENSRKLLSAAKILADATAKMVEAAKGAAAYPDSEEQQQRLREAAEGLRMATNAAAQNAIKKKLVQRLEHAAKQAAASATQTIAAAQHAASTPKASAGPQPLLVQSCKAVAEQIPLLVQGVRGSQAQPDSPSTQLALIAASQSFLQPGGKMVAAAKASVPTIQDQASAMQLSQCAKNLGTALAELRTAAQKAQEACGPLEMDSALSLVQNLEKDLQEVKAAARDGKLKPLPGETMEKCAQDLGNSTKAVSSAIAQLLGEVAQGNENYAGIAARDVAGGLRSLAQAARGVAALTSDPAVQAIVLDTASDVLDKASSLIEEAKKAAGHPGDPESQQRLAQVAKAVTQALNRCVSCLPGQRDVDNALRAVGDASKRLLSDSLPPSTGTFQEAQSRLNEAAAGLNQAATELVQASRGTPQDLARASGRFGQDFSTFLEAGVEMAGQAPSQEDRAQVVSNLKGISMSSSKLLLAAKALSTDPAAPNLKSQLAAAARAVTDSINQLITMCTQQAPGQKECDNALRELETVRELLENPVQPINDMSYFGCLDSVMENSKVLGEAMTGISQNAKNGNLPEFGEAISTASKALCGFTEAAAQAAYLVGVSDPNSQAGQQGLVEPTQFARANQAIQMACHSLGEPGCTQAQVLSAATIVAKHTSALCNSCRLASARTANPTAKRQFVQSAKEVANSTANLVKTIKALDGAFTEENRAQCRAATAPLLEAVDNLSAFASNPEFSSIPAQISPEGRAAMEPIVISAKTMLESAGGLIQTARALAVNPRDPPSWSVLAGHSRTVSDSIKKLITSMRDKAPGQLECEAAIAGLNSCLRDLDQASLAAVSQQLAPREGISQEALHTQMLTAVQEISHLIEPLANAARAEASQLGHKVSQMAQYFEPLTLAAVGAASKTLSHPQQMALLDQTKTLAESALQLLYTAKEAGGNPKQAAHTQEALEEAVQMMTEAVEDLTTTLNEAASAAGVVGGMVDSITQAINQLDEGPMGEPEGSFVDYQTTMVRTAKAIAVTVQEMVTKSNTSPEELGPLANQLTSDYGRLASEAKPAAVAAENEEIGSHIKHRVQELGHGCAALVTKAGALQCSPSDAYTKKELIECARRVSEKVSHVLAALQAGNRGTQACITAASAVSGIIADLDTTIMFATAGTLNREGTETFADHREGILKTAKVLVEDTKVLVQNAAGSQEKLAQAAQSSVATITRLTDVVKLGAASLGAEDPETQVVLINAVKDVAKALGDLISATKAAAGKVGDDPAVWQLKNSAKVMVTNVTSLLKTVKAVEDEATKGTRALEATTEHIRQELAVFCSPEPPAKTSTPEDFIRMTKGITMATAKAVAAGNSCRQEDVIATANLSRRAIADMLRACKEAAYHPEVAPDVRLRALHYGRECANGYLELLDHVLLTLQKPSPELKQQLTGHSKRVAGSVTELIQAAEAMKGTEWVDPEDPTVIAENELLGAAAAIEAAAKKLEQLKPRAKPKEADESLNFEEQILEAAKSIAAATSALVKAASAAQRELVAQGKVGAIPANALDDGQWSQGLISAARMVAAATNNLCEAANAAVQGHASQEKLISSAKQVAASTAQLLVACKVKADQDSEAMKRLQAAGNAVKRASDNLVKAAQKAAAFEEQENETVVVKEKMVGGIAQIIAAQEEMLRKERELEEARKKLAQIRQQQYKFLPSELRDEH; encoded by the exons GCACGAGATGACATCCTGAATGGCTCCCACCCTGTCTCCTTTGACAAGGCCTGTGAGTTTGCTGGCTTCCAATGCCAGATCCAGTTTGGGCCCCACAATGAGCAGAAACACAAGGCTGGCTTCCTCGA CCTGAAGGACTTCCTGCCCAAGGAGTATGTGAAGCAGAAGGGAGAGCGTAAGATCTTCCAG GCACACAAGAATTGTGGGCAGATGAGTGAGATTGAGGCCAAGGTCCGCTACGTGAAGCTAGCCCGTTCTCTCAAGACTTACGGTGTCTCCTTCTTCCTGGTGAAG gaaaaaatgaaagggaagaaCAAGCTAGTGCCCAGGCTTCTGGGCATCACCAAGGAGTGTGTGATGCGAGTGgatgagaaaaccaaggaagTGATCCAGGAGTGGAACCTCACCAACATCAAACGCTGGGCTGCCTCTCCCAAAAGCTTCACCCTG GATTTTGGAGATTACCAAGATGGCTACTACTCAGTACAGACAACTGAAGGGGAACAGATTGCACAGCTCATTGCTGGCTACATTGATATCATCCTGAAGAAG aaaaaaagcaaggatCACTTTGGGCTGGAAGGAGATGAGGAGTCTACTATGCTGGAGGACTCAGTGTCCCCCAAAAA GTCAACAGTCCTGCAGCAGCAGTACAACCGGGTAGGGAAAGTGGAGCATGGCTCTGTGGCCCTGCCTGCCATCATGCGCTCTGGAGCCTCTGGTCCTGAGAATTTCCAGGTGGGCAGCATGCCCCCTGCCCAGCAGCAGATTACCAGCGGCCAGATGCACCGAGGACACATGCCTCCTCTG ACTTCGGCCCAGCAGGCACTCACTGGAACCATTAACTCCAGCATGCAGGCCGTGCAGGCTGCCCAGGCCACCCTGGATGACTTTGACACTCTGCCACCTCTTGGCCAGGATGCT gCCTCTAAGGCCTGGCGTAAGAACAAGATGGATGAATCAAAGCATGAGATCCACTCTCAGGTAGATGCCATCACAGCTGGTACTGCGTCTGTGGTGAACCTGACAGCAG GGGACCCTGCTGAGACAGACTATACCGCAGTGGGCTGTGCAGTCACCACAATCTCCTCCAACCTGACGGAGATGTCCCGTGGGGTGAAGCTGCTGGCTGCCTTGCTGGAGGACGAAGGCAGCAGTGGCCGGCCGCTGTTGCAGGCAGCAAAGGGCCTTGCGGGGGCAGTGTCAGAACTGCTGCGCAGTGCGCAACCAGCCAGTGCTGAG CCCCGTCAGAACCTGCTGCAAGCAGCTGGGAACGTGGGCCAGGCCAGTGGGGAGCTGTTGCAACAAATTGGGGAAAGTGATACTGACCCCCACTTCCAG GATGTGCTAATGCAGCTTGCCAAAGCTGTGGCAAGTGCTGCAGCTGCCCTGGTCCTCAAGGCCAAGAGTGTGGCCCAGCGGACAGAGGACTCGGGACTTCAGACCCAAGTTATTGCTGCAGCAACACAGTGTGCCCTGTCCACTTCCCAACTAGTGGCCTGTACTAAG GTGGTGGCACCTACAATCAGCTCACCTGTCTGCCAAGAACAACTGGTGGAGGCTGGACGACTGGTAGCCAAAGCCGTGGAGGGCTGTGTGTCTGCTTCCCAGGCAGCTACAGAGGATGGGCAACTGTTGCGAGGGGTAGGAGCAGCAGCCACAGCTGTCACCCAGGCCCTGAATGAGCTGCTGCAGCATGTGAAGGCCCATGCCACAGGGGCTGGGCCTGCTGGCCGTTATGACCAGGCCACTGACACCATCCTTACTGTCACTGAGAACATCTTTAGCTCCATGGGTGATGCTG GGGAGATGGTGCGACAGGCCCGCATCCTGGCCCAAGCCACATCTGACTTGGTCAATGCCATCAAGGCTGATGCTGAGGGGGAAAGTGATCTGGAGAACTCCCGCAAGCTCTTAAGTGCTGCCAAGATCCTAGCTGATGCCACAGCCAAGATGGTAGAGGCTGCCAAG GGAGCAGCCGCCTACCCTGACAGTgaggagcagcagcagcggcTGCGGGAGGCAGCTGAGGGGCTGCGCATGGCCACCAATGCAGCCGCGCAGAATGCCATCAAGAAAAAGCTGGTGCAGCGCCTGGAG CATGCAGCCAAGCAGGCTGCAGCCTCAGCCACACAGACCATCGCTGCAGCTCAGCATGCAGCCTCTACCCCCAAGGCCTCTGCCGGCCCCCAGCCCCTGCTGGTGCAGAGCTGCAAG GCAGTGGCAGAGCAGATTCCGCTGCTGGTGCAGGGCGTCCGAGGAAGCCAAGCCCAGCCTGACAGCCCCAGCACTCAGCTTGCCCTCATTGCTGCCAGCCAGAGCTTCCTGCAG CCAGGTGGGAAGATGGTGGCAGCTGCAAAGGCCTCAGTGCCAACGATTCAGGACCAGGCTTCAGCCATGCAGCTGAGTCAGTGTGCCAAGAACCTGGGCACCGCGCTGGCTGAACTCCGGACAGCTGCCCAGAAG GCTCAGGAAGCATGTGGACCTTTGGAGATGGATTCTGCCCTGAGTTTGGTACAGAATCTAGAGAAAGATCTACAGGAAGTGAAGGCAGCGGCTCGAGATGGCAAGCTTAAACCCTTACCTGGGGAGACA ATGGAGAAGTGTGCCCAGGACCTGGGCAACAGCACCAAAGCCGTGAGCTCCGCCATCGCCCAGCTACTGGGAGAGGTTGCCCAGGGCAATGAGAATTATGCAG GTATTGCAGCTCGGGATGTGGCAGGTGGGCTTCGGTCACTGGCCCAGGCCGCTAGGGGAGTTGCTGCACTGACGTCAGATCCTGCAGTGCAGGCCATTGTACTTGACACGGCCAGTGATGTGCTGGACAAAGCTAGCAGCCTTATTGAGGAGGCGAAAAAGGCAGCTGGCCATCCAGGGGACCCTGAGAGCCAGCAGCGGCTTGCCCAG GTGGCTAAAGCAGTGACCCAGGCTCTGAACCGCTGTGTCAGCTGCCTACCTGGCCAGCGCGATGTGGATAATGCCCTGAGGGCAGTTGGAGATGCCAGCAAGCGACTCCTGAGTGACTCG CTTCCTCCTAGCACTGGGACATTTCAAGAAGCTCAGAGCCGGTTGAATGAAGCGGCTGCTGGGCTGAATCAGGCAGCCACAGAACTGGTGCAGGCCTCTCGGGGAACCCCTCAGGACCTGGCTCGAGCCTCAGGCCGATTTGGACAGGACTTCAGCACCTTCCTGGAAGCGGGTGTGGAGATGGCAGGCCAGGCTCCG AGCCAGGAGGACCGAGCCCAAGTTGTGTCCAACTTGAAGGGCATCTCCATGTCTTCAAGCAAACTTCTTCTGGCTGCCAAGGCCCTGTCCACGGACCCTGCTGCCCCTAACCTCAAGAGTCAGCTGGCTGCAGCTGCCAG GGCAGTAACTGACAGTATCAATCAGCTCATCACTATGTGCACCCAGCAGGCACCCGGCCAGAAGGAGTGTGATAATGCCCTGCGGGAATTGGAG ACAGTCCGGGAACTCCTGGAGAACCCAGTCCAGCCCATCAATGACATGTCCTACTTTGGTTGCCTGGACAGTGTAATGGAGAACTCAAAG GTGCTGGGCGAGGCTATGACTGGCATCTCCCAAAATGCCAAGAATGGAAATCTGCCAGAGTTTGGAGAGGCCATTTCCACAGCCTCAAAGGCACTTTGTGGCTTCACAGAGGCAGCTGCACAG GCTGCATATCTGGTTGGTGTCTCTGACCCCAATAGTCAAGCTGGACAGCAAGGGCTGGTGGAGCCCACACAGTTTGCCCGTGCAAACCAGGCAATTCAGATGGCCTGCCACAGTTTGGGAGAGCCTGGCTGTACCCAGGCCCAG GTGCTCTCCGCAGCCACCATTGTGGCCAAACACACCTCTGCACTGTGTAACAGCTGTCGCCTGGCTTCTGCCCGTACCGCCAATCCTACTGCCAAGCGCCAGTTTGTACAGTCAGCCAAGGAGGTGGCCAACAGCACAGCTAATCTTGTCAAGACCATCAAG GCGCTAGATGGGGCCTTCACAGAGGAGAACCGTGCCCAGTGCCGAGCAGCAACAGCCCCTCTGCTGGAGGCTGTGGACAATCTGAGTGCCTTTGCGTCCAACCCTGAGTTCTCCAGCATTCCTGCCCAGATCAGCCCTGAG ggtCGGGCTGCCATGGAGCCCATTGTGATATCTGCCAAGACAATGTTAGAGAGTGCTGGGGGACTCATCCAGACAGCCCGGGCCCTCGCAGTCAATCCCCGGGACCCCCCGAGCTGGTCAGTGCTGGCCGGCCACTCCCGTACTGTCTCAGACTCCATCAAGAAGCTAATTACAAGCATGAG GGACAAGGCTCCAGGGCAGCTGGAGTGTGAAGCGGCCATTGCAGGTCTGAACAGTTGTCTACGGGACCTAGACCAGGCTTCCCTCGCTGCAGTCAGCCAGCAGCTTGCTCCCCGTGAGGGAATCTCTCAAGAG GCCTTGCACACTCAGATGCTCACTGCAGTACAAGAGATCTCCCATCTCATTGAGCCACTGGCCAATGCTGCCCGGGCTGAAGCCTCCCAGCTGGGACACAAG GTGTCCCAGATGGCCCAGTACTTTGAGCCGCTCACCCTGGCTGCAGTGGGTGCTGCCTCCAAGACCCTGAGCCACCCGCAGCAGATGGCGCTCCTGGACCAGACTAAAACATTGGCAGAATCTGCCCTGCAGTTGCTATACACTGCCAAGGAGGCTGGTGGTAACCCAAAG CAAGCAGCTCACACCCAGGAAGCCCTGGAGGAGGCTGTGCAGATGATGACAGAGGCTGTAGAGGACCTGACAACAACTCTCAACGAGGCAGCCAGTGCTGCCGGGGTCGTGGGTGGCATGGTGGACTCCATCACCCAGGCCATCAACCAG CTAGATGAAGGACCAATGGGTGAACCAGAAGGTTCCTTCGTGGATTACCAAACAACTATGGTGCGGACAGCCAAGGCCATTGCAGTGACCGTTCAGGAGATG GTTACCAAGTCAAACACCAGCCCAGAGGAGCTGGGCCCTCTTGCTAACCAGCTGACCAGTGACTATGGCCGTCTGGCCTCGGAGGCCAAGCCTGCAGCGGTGGCTGCTGAAAATGAAGAG ATAGGTTCCCATATCAAACACCGGGTACAGGAGCTGGGCCATGGCTGTGCCGCTCTGGTCACCAAGGCAGGCGCCCTGCAGTGCAGCCCCAGTGATGCCTACACCAAGAAGGAGCTCATAGAATGTGCCCGGAGAGTTTCTGAGAAG GTCTCTCACGTCCTAGCTGCGCTCCAGGCTGGGAATCGTGGCACCCAGGCCTGCATCACAGCGGCCAGCGCTGTGTCTGGTATCATTGCTGACCTCGACACCACCATCATGTTCGCCACTGCTGGCACGCTCAATCGCGAGGGTACTGAAACTTTTGCTGACCACCG GGAGGGCATCCTGAAGACTGCGAAGGTGCTGGTGGAGGACACCAAGGTCCTGGTGCAAAACGCAGCCGGGAGCCAGGAGAAGTTGGCGCAGGCTGCCCAGTCCTCCGTGGCGACCATCACCCGCCTCACTGATGTGGTCAAGCTGGGTGCAGCCAGCCTGGGAGCTGAGGACCCTGAGACCCAG GTGGTACTAATCAACGCAGTGAAAGATGTAGCCAAGGCCCTGGGAGACCTCATCAGTGCAACGAAGGCTGCAGCTGGCAAAGTTGGAGATGACCCTGCTGTGTGGCAGCTAAAGAACTCTGCCAAG GTGATGGTGACCAATGTGACATCATTGCTTAAGACAGTAAAAGCCGTGGAAGATGAGGCCACCAAAGGCACTCGGGCCCTGGAGGCAACCACCGAACACATACGGCAGGAACTGGCG GTTTTCTGTTCCCCAGAGCCACCTGCCAAGACCTCTACCCCAGAAGACTTCATCCGAATGACCAAGGGTATCACCATGGCAACAGCCAAGGCCGTTGCCGCTGGCAATTCCTGTCGCCAAGAAGATGTCATTGCCACAGCCAATCTGAGCCGCCGTGCTATTGCAGATATGCTTCGGGCTTGCAAG GAAGCAGCTTACCACCCGGAAGTGGCCCCTGATGTGCGGCTTCGAGCCCTGCACTATGGCCGGGAGTGTGCCAATGGCTACCTGGAACTGCTGGACCATGTGCTGCTG ACCCTGCAGAAGCCAAGCCCAGAACTGAAGCAGCAGTTGACAGGACATTCAAAGCGTGTGGCTGGTTCCGTCACTGAGCTCATCCAGGCTGCTGAAGCCATGAAGG GAACAGAATGGGTGGACCCAGAGGACCCCACAGTCATTGCTGAGAATGAGCTCCTGGGAGCTGCAGCCGCCATTGAGGCTGCAGCTAAAAAGCTAGAGCAGCTGAAGCCCCGGGCCAAACCCAAG GAGGCAGATGAGTCCTTGAACTTTGAGGAACAGATACTAGAAGCTGCCAAGTCCATTGCAGCAGCCACCAGTGCACTGGTAAAGGCTGCATCGGCTGCCCAGAGAGAACTAGTGGCCCAAGGGAAG GTGGGTGCCATTCCAGCCAATGCACTGGACGATGGACAGTGGTCTCAGGGCCTCATTTCTGCT GCCCGGATGGTGGCTGCGGCCACCAACAATCTGTGTGAGGCAGCCAATGCAGCTGTGCAAGGCCACGCTAGCCAGGAGAAGCTCATCTCATCAGCCAAGCAGGTAGCTGCCTCCACAGCCCAGCTCCTTGTGGCCTGCAAGGTCAAGGCTGACCAGGACTCGGAGGCAATGAAACGACTTCAG GCTGCTGGCAACGCAGTGAAGCGAGCCTCAGATAACCTGGTGAAAGCAGCACAAAAGGCTGCAGCCTTCGAAGAGCAGGAGAATGAGACAGTGGTGGTGAAAGAGAAGATGGTCGGCGGCATTGCCCAG ATCATCGCAGCACAGGAAGAGATGCTTCGGAAGGAACGAGAGCTAGAAGAGGCGCGGAAGAAACTGGCCCAGATCCGGCAGCAGCAGTATAAGTTCCTGCCTTCAGAGCTTCGAGATGAGCACTAG